One part of the Gossypium raimondii isolate GPD5lz chromosome 1, ASM2569854v1, whole genome shotgun sequence genome encodes these proteins:
- the LOC105781628 gene encoding 30S ribosomal protein S10, chloroplastic — MAISSISSTLIPSLPIQNASSPKVKFTFLSHSPPLSFNHLKLCNNSQLSQSPTKLFASPEALEDTPEVGVSEVPSSSYVAEADKAAPKQKIRIKLRSYWVPLIEDSCKQIIDAARTTNAKTMGPVPLPTKKRIYCVLKSPHVHKDARFHFEIRTHQRLIDILYPTAQTIDSLMQLDLPAGVDVEVKL, encoded by the exons ATGGCGATTTCATCAATCTCTTCTACTCTAATTCCTTCTTTACCAATCCAAAATGCTTCTTCACCCAAAGTAAAGTTCACTTTTCTTTCTCATTCTCCACCACTATCTTTCAACCACTTGAAGCTCTGCAATAACTCCCAACTTTCACAATCACCCACCAAGCTTTTTGCTTCCCCTGAAGCTTTGGAAGACACGCCTGAG GTAGGAGTTTCTGAGGTACCCAGTTCTTCCTACGTTGCAGAAGCAGACAAG GCAGCACCTAAGCAAAAGATTAGGATTAAACTTAGGTCATACTGGGTCCCCTTGATTGAGGACTCTTGCAAGCAGATAATAGATGCTGCACGGACTACGAATGCCAAGACCATGGGTCCGGTGCCGTTACCGACCAAGAAGAGGATCTATTGTGTTCTTAAATCCCCACACGTGCATAAGGATGCTAGGTTCCACTTTGAGATCCGGACTCACCAGCGGCTTATCGATATTCTCTACCCAACTGCACAAACAATTGATTCTTTGATGCAGCTTGACCTTCCTGCTGGGGTGGATGTGGAAGTCAAGCTCTGA
- the LOC105781642 gene encoding pectinesterase QRT1 gives MEYNCSLVTVVVVFLCGFRVCFSLTTDVHVKNFISWDDIKVDEHQTRLSDSRVNRNRSRVIVVNKNGGADSVTVQGAIDMVPENNTRRVKIYILPGIYREKVTVPKCKPYISFVGNAGQMSNTIISWNDKASDKDSNGINLGTYRSASVTIESDYFCATDITFENTVVQTPGEPGMQAVALRISGDKAMFYKVKVVGTQDTLLDEIGSHYFYQCHIQGSVDFIFGKSRSLYQDCVIESTAVRSGAIAAHRRDSPDDDTGFSFVNCKINGTGRIYLGRAWGNYSRAIYSNCYFDNIINPAGWTDWNDPLRQKTVVFGEFQCRGTGANTTGRVPWSKKLSFEEAKPFLDMKFIDGPQWLRL, from the exons ATGGAATACAACTGCTCCTTGGTTACGGTTGTGGTTGTTTTTCTCTGCGGTTTTCGAGTCTGTTTTTCACTGACTACTGACGTGCATGTGAAGAATTTCATCAGTTGGGATGACATAAAAGTGGATGAACATCAAACAAGGTTGAGTGACTCAAGAGTTAATCGTAATCGAAGCCGAGTTATTGTAGTGAATAAGAATGGTGGAGCAGATTCTGTCACTGTTCAAGGAGCAATAGATATGGTTCCTGAAAATAATACTCGAAGAGTTAAGATTTATATTCTTCCAGGAATTTACAG GGAGAAAGTAACAGTGCCGAAATGCAAGCCATATATATCCTTTGTTGGGAATGCAGGTCAAATGTCCAACACCATAATTTCTTGGAACGACAAAGCATCTGATAAAGATAGCAATGGAATTAACCTGGGAACATATAGATCAGCATCTGTCACCATTGAATCCGATTACTTTTGTGCAACTGATATCACATTTGAG AATACAGTAGTTCAAACTCCTGGAGAACCTGGGATGCAAGCTGTGGCCCTTAGGATTTCAGGTGACAAGGCAATGTTCTACAAGGTCAAGGTTGTTGGGACTCAGGACACACTCTTGGATGAAATTGGATCACATTACTTCTACCAGTGCCACATTCAAGGGAGTGTTGACTTCATCTTCGGTAAATCCAGATCACTCTATCAG GATTGTGTGATTGAGTCCACTGCTGTAAGGTCTGGCGCAATTGCAGCTCACCGCAGGGATTCACCAGATGATGATACAGGGTTTTCATTTGTAAATTGCAAAATCAATGGAACTGGTAGAATTTACTTGGGAAGAGCTTGGGGAAACTATTCAAGAGCCATCTATTCTAACTGTTACTTTGACAATATCATAAATCCTGCTGGATGGACCGACTGGAATGACCCCTTGAGGCAAAA GACCGTAGTATTTGGGGAATTCCAGTGCCGCGGAACAGGAGCAAATACAACCGGCCGGGTGCCATGGTCGAAGAAATTAAGCTTTGAGGAAGCAAAACCATTTCTGGACATGAAATTTATAGATGGACCACAATGGCTGAGACTATAA